CGGGCCAATTCTGATTCATTTATCCCTAATTCAGCCATTAATCCTTTGAGGATAGTGCTCATACTGCGGTTTTTCATATCATTGTTCACTTATTAGTTAGCGGTGATTTTATCTGCTAATTCTTATAATTTCTAGTGCTAAGGACTGGAGAGGCGGTGTGGGGCCATTCTAGCACGAGTGCCTCCTAATAATAGAGCCATTTAGTGGCAAATTAGTGATAAATAAGCCTTGTCAGGGGACAAGATTATGCATAGAATAGCGGGTCATTTATAAGAGGTAAAAGGTTTTATGTTGGCTAAAAGCGAAATAATGGCTAAATATCAGCGTTGTCCTGGCGATACGGGTTCGCCGGAGGTTCAGGTAGCTTTACTATCGGGGGCTATTGAACAACTTAACGGCCATTTCCAAGCACATAAAAAAGATAACCATTCTCGGCAGGGCCTATTAAAGAAAGTGGCTTTACGTCGAAAATTGTTAAAGTACTTAAAGAAAGTTGATCTACAACGCTATATGAGTTTGATCAAGCAACTCGGTTTGCGTGGCTAAGCATTGAGCTACTATTCTTCGATTAATATTCAGTTGAAGATGTTTTATTTTAAATGGGCGGGATTTTTCGCCCATTTGTTATTTTTGAGGGAATGTAAGTGTTAAATCCTATAAAGAAAGAATTCCAATTTGGCGCCCATATGATGAGTATAGAAACGGGTGCGATTGCTCGTCAGGCGACATCGTCCGTTTTAGTGACATTAGAAGGTACAACAGTATTAGTTGCGGTGGTGGGTCGTAAGCAGGCAGGTGAAACAACTGACTTTTTTCCATTGAACGTTCATTACCAGGAAAGGAGCTATGCGGCAGGCCGTGTTCCAGGGGGCTATTTTAAACGAGAAGGACGTCCAACTGAGAAAGAAATTTTAACGTCTAGGCTGATTGACAGACCCATACGGCCTTTATTCCCAGAAGGATTTCACAACGAAGTTCAAGTCGTTGCGACGGTCTTATCATCCAACCCTGAGATTAACGCGGATATTCCTGCGATGATTGGTGCTTCAGCGGCATTAGCCCTTTCAGGTCTACCTTTTAAAGGTCCTATCGGTGCGGCGAGAGTGGGTTATGCTCAGGGCGAATACTTGCTTAATCCTACATTTAAACAGCTTGAAACATCCGATTTAGATTTAGTCGTCGCGGGAACAGAAAATGCTGTATTGATGGTGGAGTCACAAGCTGCTGAACTTTCTGAAGAAATTATGTTAGGTGCTGTGCTCTTTGGGCAGCAACAGATGCAAGTTGCTATTCAAGCGATTAAAGCGCTTGTACAAGAAGCAGGTAAAACCGCATGGGATTGGCAGCCTAGCGCTCGTTTGGATGCTGCATTAGAACAGGCGATGACACAAGCATTTGAGCCATCAATCATTGAAGCGTATCAAATTCCAGAAAAGCTTGATCGTAAAGCCAAGTTGGATGAATTACGTGAAGCCATGACTCAGCGATACTTAGATGAAGAAAAAGGAATTAATGCTAAAGCGATTCAAGGGTTATTTGCTTCTTTAGAAAAAAAGATAGTTCGTCATCGTATTCTAGATGGTTTAGCGCGTATTGATGGTAGAGATAAAACAACCGTACGCCCCATTACTGTCCAGCCAGGGTTATTGCCGCGTACTCACGGTTCTGTGCTGTTTACACGTGGAGAAACACAAGCAATCGTGGTTGCCACGTTAGGTACAGATAGAGATGCACAAATCATAGAGGCTTTAGATGGTGAAGCACGTGAAACCTTCATGCTTCATTATAATTTTCCTCCTTATAGCGTAGGTGAAACAGGGCAAGTCGGAAGTCCTAAACGACGTGAAATTGGACATGGTAATTTGGCGAAACGCGCTTTACGTGCTGTATTGCCTAGCGAAACTGATTTTCCTTATGTATTACGCGTTGTTTCTGAAATCACAGAGTCGAATGGTTCTAGCTCCATGGCAACGGTTTGCGGCGCTAGTATTGCATTAATGGATGCCGCTGTTCCTCTCAAGAAGCATGTTGCGGGTATCGCAATGGGCTTGATAAAAGAAAAAGATCGTTTTGCCGTTTTAACGGATATTTTAGGTGATGAAGATCACTTAGGTGATATGGATTTTAAAGTGGCAGGAACTGCTGATGGTGTGACCGCTTTACAGATGGATATTAAAATCGACGGAATTACTAAAGAAATTTTAGAAATAGCACTGGGACAAGCCAAAGAAGGGCGCTTACACATATTGGGCATTATGGAAAAAGCTTTACCTGGCGCTCGGGTTGAAGTTTCTCCTTATGCACCACGTATTACTACATTAAAGATAAATCCGGATAAAATCCGTGATTTAATTGGTAAAGGTGGCGCGACTATTCGTTCTATTACTGAAGAAACAGGTACCTTAATCGATATTAGCGATGACGGCATTGTTCGGATTTCTACTTCTGACTTAGAAGCTTGTCAAAATGCAATAGAGCGCATTAAAAAGGTAACGGCAGAAGTAGAAGTAGGGGTTATTTATGAAGGTCCTGTTGTCAAACTTACAGACTTTGGTGCGTTTGTTAACGTATTACCAGGTCGTGATGGTCTAGTACATATCTCACAAATTTCTAATGACCGTGTTGAGAACGTGAGTGATGTACTAAAAGAAGGCCAAATCGTTAAAGTAAAAGTTCTTGAGATTGATCGACAAGGACGTATTCGTTTGACCATGAAGGAAAATGAATTAGAGACGGTAAACGAAACTGCAAACGAGACGGAAAACGAAATACAATCGTGATTAGTATACGCACAGCAATGGGATTTTTGGCAAGGCGCCGCGAAAACGAAGCAACCGGAGTGTATGTATGATACATGAGGATTGCAAGTTGAGCGGGAACGCAGACAAACATTCAAGTGCGAAGCGTATGCAGCATACATCAGGGTTTCTTAACCTAGTCGCTGATGCAAAATCTCGAATCACAGAGATAAGCATCAGCGATTTGGCTGATAAATTAATTAAGGTGCCTTTTTATTTGATTGATGTGCGAGAGTTAGATGAATATAAGCAAGGCGCAATACCTAATGCTATTCATCTCAGCAAAGGCACCATCGAACGTGATATTGAAAGGCTGATTCCTGATAATGCAGCGGATATCGTTGTTTATTGTAGTGGTGGTTTTCGCTCTTGCTTAGTGGCCGATAATCTTCAGAAAATGGGTTATCAGCATGTTGCTTCTTTGACAGGCGGAGTTCGTGCTTGGTTGGAAGCGGGTTATCCATTAGCAACTTAATGCTTTAAAGGTTGCTGAAAACCTATTTATTTGTGAAGCCGAGGTGGTGGAACTGGTAGACACGCAAGTTTCAGGTACTTGTGGGGTAAAACCCGTGGAGGTTCGAGTCCTCTTCTCGGCACCATTCTTTCGCTGGGTTAACTTCGATCTTCTCGACTATTTCTTTTTTGTGTTTTAAATATTTTTCTCCAGCTGTCTTATTTGGCCAAGTCCTAATCACTGTGATACTTGTTACGTTATTGTTTTTTTCTTTATGAATCTGTTATTAAATGTTTCCTCTTATGAGGAAGTATATATAAAGAGGTAATTTTTTTGGAGTAAGAAAGCAGTTTTATTATCTAAATTAGTGAATAATCTCATTATTGTTAACCATAAAGGTAAACATCTTAATAATCCCCTCATAATTATTTAATATTTGTTTAGTTTAATCCAGACCGCTCATATCATTTATTTTTTTAATAAAAGATTAATAATAATTTTAGAGCTTTTGTTAGTTAAAAATAGTAATTTTTTGAAAAATTATTATGGAATATAAATAAAAGGTGAAATTTAAGTGAAAAAAGAATTTTTCTTTGATAAAGAAAGTAATGAAATAATAGAAAATTGTATTAGAAGGCATAAGGAAATAAAAAGTGAAATTTATCATAGAAATGAAAGTAAACAATTAAAGAACTCTGTAGAATTAGCGGAAAATATAAGCGATATTAGTATTAATGATATTATTAAGATGCTGATCGCTATAAAATATGATCCTGATTTAAGAACGATGTCTATATCACTATCAAGAAGGAGCCAGTTATTTGATAAGCTAATTTTGATGAAATCGAATGATAAAAATCCTTGGGTTTTGAGAGTTCACATCTATCCAGTAGTAGATATGAGGGAAGGATTTGTTACTAATTTGGGGACTAAAGCAGATAGCGAATCTTTTGTTCACTTCCATAGATGGCAGCTCACTTCAAAGTTTATAACAGGTGGCTTTCTTAATAGTCAATATGAAGTTTTGAAAACAGGGAACCTTGAAACTTCTTTTCAAGAATATGAACTTGTGGCTACAAAGGATGCAGGGGCAGAGGGAAGAAAAGCAGTTTGGCGAGGCGTGGGATATCCTCAAAAAAAGGCAAGTGATATCTATCAGCAAGGTGATCACGTTCATTATCCAATAGAAA
This is a stretch of genomic DNA from Candidatus Rickettsiella viridis. It encodes these proteins:
- the rpsO gene encoding 30S ribosomal protein S15; the encoded protein is MLAKSEIMAKYQRCPGDTGSPEVQVALLSGAIEQLNGHFQAHKKDNHSRQGLLKKVALRRKLLKYLKKVDLQRYMSLIKQLGLRG
- the pnp gene encoding polyribonucleotide nucleotidyltransferase, with translation MLNPIKKEFQFGAHMMSIETGAIARQATSSVLVTLEGTTVLVAVVGRKQAGETTDFFPLNVHYQERSYAAGRVPGGYFKREGRPTEKEILTSRLIDRPIRPLFPEGFHNEVQVVATVLSSNPEINADIPAMIGASAALALSGLPFKGPIGAARVGYAQGEYLLNPTFKQLETSDLDLVVAGTENAVLMVESQAAELSEEIMLGAVLFGQQQMQVAIQAIKALVQEAGKTAWDWQPSARLDAALEQAMTQAFEPSIIEAYQIPEKLDRKAKLDELREAMTQRYLDEEKGINAKAIQGLFASLEKKIVRHRILDGLARIDGRDKTTVRPITVQPGLLPRTHGSVLFTRGETQAIVVATLGTDRDAQIIEALDGEARETFMLHYNFPPYSVGETGQVGSPKRREIGHGNLAKRALRAVLPSETDFPYVLRVVSEITESNGSSSMATVCGASIALMDAAVPLKKHVAGIAMGLIKEKDRFAVLTDILGDEDHLGDMDFKVAGTADGVTALQMDIKIDGITKEILEIALGQAKEGRLHILGIMEKALPGARVEVSPYAPRITTLKINPDKIRDLIGKGGATIRSITEETGTLIDISDDGIVRISTSDLEACQNAIERIKKVTAEVEVGVIYEGPVVKLTDFGAFVNVLPGRDGLVHISQISNDRVENVSDVLKEGQIVKVKVLEIDRQGRIRLTMKENELETVNETANETENEIQS
- a CDS encoding rhodanese-like domain-containing protein translates to MQHTSGFLNLVADAKSRITEISISDLADKLIKVPFYLIDVRELDEYKQGAIPNAIHLSKGTIERDIERLIPDNAADIVVYCSGGFRSCLVADNLQKMGYQHVASLTGGVRAWLEAGYPLAT